Below is a window of Variovorax sp. TBS-050B DNA.
TGTTGTCGCGGTAGTTCTGCCAGTGGCCCGTCTTCTCCCACAGGCTGCGGTCGAGGATCTGCGGGCCCTTCACTTCCCAGTAGCCGGTGTCGCGGTAGATGGCGCGCATGTACTGCTCGACCGCCTGCCAGATCGCCCAGCCCTTGGGATGCCAGAACACCACGCCCGGCGCCACCTCGTCGATGTGGAACAGGTCGAGTTCCTTGCCGAGCTTGCGGTGGTCGCGCTTCTCGGCCTCTTCGATGCGCTGGATGTACTGGTCGAGCTGCTTCTTGTCGGCCCAGGCCGTGCCGTAGATGCGCTGCAGCTGCTCGTTCTTGGCGTCGCCGCGCCAGTAGGCCCCGGCCAGCTTGGTGAGCTTGAAGACCTTCAGGAAGCGCGTGTTCGGCACGTGCGGGCCGCGGCACATGTCGACGTATTCCTGGTGGTAGTAGAGGCCCATCGCCTGCTCGTCGGGCATGTCCTCGACCAGGCGCAGCTTGTAGTCCTCGCCGCGCGACTTGAAGACCTCGATCACCTCGGCGCGCGGCGTCATCTTCTTGACCACGTCGTAGTCCTGCGCGATCAGCTCGCGCATGCGCGCCTCGATGGCGGCCATGTCCTCGGGCGTGAAGGGGCGCTCGTAGGCGATGTCGTAGTAGAAGCCTTCCTCGATCACCGGGCCGATCACCATCTTCGCGGTCGGATAGAGCTGCTTCACCGCATGGCCGACCAGGTGGGCCGTGGAGTGGCGGATGATCTCCAGGCCCTCTTCGTCCTTGGGCGTGATGATCTGGAGCTTGGCGTCATGGTCGATGAGGTCGCTGGCGTCGACCAGCCGGCCGTCGACCTTGCCGGCCACCGTCATCTTGGCAAGGCCCGGTCCGATGGACTGGGCCACTTCGGCCACCGAAACCGGGCCGGGGAACTCGCGGCGCGAGTTGTCGGGAAGCGTGATCTGGATCATGGAAAACCTCTGGAGAAAAACAAAAAAGCGCGGTGGGTGCCGCGCTTTGCTTGGTTCGGATGCTGGAAGAAACCAGCGCGCGCAGGCTACCGGCGCTTTTCCTCGAAGAAAAAGCCGCTCGTTCCTTGCGGAGTAGTTCGCGGTGTCATAACCAAGATGCCTTTCTCGCTCTTGTTGGGTGCGGAGCTTTCGATTCTATCCGTTGCGTGTCGGGCGCCGGTCCGGCAGAAAAAAGCCCGGCGCGCGGCCGGGCTTGGAATGACGGCGAGCGCCGTCGGGGGTGTCTCCCGGATCAGTGGAACTGCTCTTCCTCGGTCGAGCCGGTCAGCGCGGTCACGCTCGACTTGCCGCCCTGGATGACCGTGGTCACTTCGTCGAAGTAGCCGGTGCCCACCTCCTGCTGGTGCGACACGAAGGTGTAGCCGCGGTCGCGCGCCGCGAATTCGGGCTCCTGCACCTTCTCGACGTATGCCGACATGCCGCGCTTCACGTAGTCCTGCGACAGGTCGAACATGTTGAACCACATCGAGTGGATGCCCGCCAGCGTGATGAACTGGTACTTGTAGCCCATGGCGCCCAGTTCCTTCTGGAACTTGGCGATCGTCGCGTCGTCGAGGTTCTTCTTCCAGTTGAAGGACGGCGAGCAGTTGTAGGCCAGCAGCTTGCCCGGATGCACCTTGTGGACCGCCTCGGCGAACTTGCGGGCGAATTCCAGGTCGGGCGTGCCGGTCTCGCACCACACCATGTCGGCAAAGTGGGCGTAGGCGACGGCGCGGCTGATGGCCTGGTCCATGCCCTTCCTGGTCTTGTAGAAGCCCTCCGCCGTGCGCTCGCCGGTGAGGAAGGGCTTGTCGTTCTCGTCGTAGTCGCTGGTGATGAGGTCGGCCGCCTCGGCGTCGGTGCGGGCAATCACGAGCGTGGGCACGCCGCACACGTCGGCCGCCATGCGCGCGGCGATGAGCTTCTGCACCGCCTCGGTCGTGGGCACGAGCACCTTGCCGCCCATGTGGCCGCACTTCTTGACCGAGGCCAGCTGGTCCTCGAAGTGCACGCCGCCGGCACCGGCCTTGATCATGGCCTTCATCAGCTCGAAGCCGTTCAGCACGCCGCCGAAGCCGGCTTCGGCGTCCGCGACGATCGGGGCGAAGTAGTCGACGTAGCCCGCATCGCCGGGGTTCACGTTCTTCGACCACTGGATCTCGTCCGCGCGGCGGAAGGTGTTGTTGATGCGCTCGACCACCTGCGGCACCGAGTCCACCGGGTAGAGCGACTGGTCGGGGTACATCGAGGCGTAGCTGTTCGCATCGGCGGCCACCTGCCAGCCCGAGAGGTAGATCGCCTTCACGCCGGCCTTCACCTGCTGCATGGCCTGGCCGCCGGTGAGCGCGCCGAGGCAGTTGACGTAGGGCTCGTTGTTGACCAGCTCCCAGAGCTTCTCGGCGCCGCGGCGCGCGAGCGTGTGCTCGATGGGGAAGGAGCCGCGCAGGCGCACGACGTCGGCGGCGCTGTAGCCGCGCTTGATGCCCTTCCAGCGGGGATTCGTGGCCCATTCTTTCTCGAGGGCGGCAATCTGTTGTTCGCGGCTCAGTTGTTCGGTGAGGGTCTGGGGCATGGTCACTCCGTGAGGTTGTTGAATCGATCGGCCTCGCTGGCCTTGGCATCCACTCTAAACCGATGCACCACTCTTATGTCTTATAGAAGACATATTTTTAAACGAGTAAAATCAATGGTTTAGCCTCTTCATTCCTCAATGCAAAATTATTTTTCTCATATCGAGAAAAAATATTGCGCCGCAGCAGTCGGCGTTTTCGCAATGCGCAACGGCTCTTTCAGTGTGAAAAACAGTCGTTCAGCGCGTCACGAAATGCGCCATCCAATCGCCGCATTCGATGACCGCACGTCCTTCGATGCGCGACGGATGGATCTCGTAGACGAGGCAGTCGAAGCGCCGCCCGCCCGCCCGCACCACCACATGCCGGCGGATGTATTCGCCGCTGTCGTCCGCGGCCACGCCTTCGAGCAGATCGAGTTCGGCCTCGACCGCCGCATCGATGCGGTAGATCTCGCCCGCCACGCGGCCGGCTCCGCCTAGCACCACGCCCGGGTAGGCGCCGAGGTCGTAGAGCGTGCCCGCGATGGCCGCGTCGGCCACATGGACCGGCGCCGGACGGTAGCGCGCGATGTCGTTGCGGCCGCCGCGCCGCAGCGTGCCGTAGACGAAGACGTGGCGCTGCCCGCGCGCATCGCTCGGGTCATCGGCAACGGGCGGCTGGGGCATCATCGAACTCCTTTTCGAACAAGCCGCCCAGTCTATTGAACGCCGCCGCCCCGCACTCCAGCCGCCTCGTGGCCTACGGCTGCCTGGCCTTGAGCATGTCGCTCGTCGGCGCCTACGTCGCCCTGTCCAAGCCCCTGACCGCCGCATTGCCGGTGCTGCTGCTCGCATGGCTTCGCTTCGGCATCGCCGCGCTCGCGATGCCGCACTGGCTGCGGCGCGCACCGGACGAGCCGCCGATGAGCCGGCGCACGCGTGGGCTGGTGTTCCTCGAATCCTTTCTCGGCAACTTCCTGTTCTCGATCTGCATGCTGTTCGGCGTCAGCATGACCAGCGCGGTGTCGGCGGGCGTGATCATGGCGTCCATCCCCGCCGCGGTGGCGGTCGCGAGCTGGCTCTTCCTGCGCGAACGCATCACGGCGCGCATCGCGCTCGCCATCGGCTGCGCCGTGCTCGGCATCGGGCTGCTGGCACTCCCGCCCGCGCATGCGCCGGCCGCGGCGCCCGATGGCGCTGCGCGAGTGGCGATGCCCTGGCTGGGCAACCTGCTGGTGTTCTGCGCCGTGCTTTGCGAGGCGGCGTATGCGGTGATCGGCAAGTCGCTCACGGGGCGGCTCGGGCCGAAGCGAATCTCCTCGCTCATCAACCTCTGGGGCTTCGCGCTCTCGACGCCCTTCGGCATCTGGTTCGCATGGCGCTTCGACTTCTCCGCCGTGGGCGTCGGCATCTGGATGCTGCTCGTGGTCTACGCGCTCGCAGCGAGCATCTGGACCGTGTGGCTGTGGATGACCGGCCTGCGCCACGTGCCCGCCGCGCAGGCCGGCGTGTTCGCCGTGATGCTGCCCGTCAGCGCGGCCCTGGTGGGCGTTCTGGTACTCGGGGAGAGCCTCTCCGGGGTACAGCTGATTGCGTTCGCGCTGGCGCTTCTCGGCGTGGTGCTTGCCACCTGGCCCCCACGCCAGAGCTGAAGACACGCAGACGCCCCTCTGAAAAAACAACAGCGCCCAATGAAAAAACGTCTTTTTCCCTTGGAAACGCGTTTTTTCTCCTTTAGCATCCGCAGTGCCACTGGAGACGACAGTCTTTCATTGGTGAACGTTCAACCAAAAAAGGAAATCAACCATGGCAACTGCAAAGAAGGCTCCGGCCAAGAAAGCTCCTGCGAAAAAGGCCGCACCGGCGAAGAAGGCAGCCCCCGCGAAGAAGGCTGCTCCTGCCAAGAAGGCGGCTCCCGCGAAGAAGGCCGCACCGGCCAAGAAGGCTGCTCCGGCGAAGAAGGCACCTGCCAAGAAGGCTGCTCCCGCCAAGAAGCGCACGCCCAACGCCGCGTTCATGAAGGCCCTGACCCCCAGCCCGGCACTCGCCGCCGTCGTCGGCTCCACGCCGCTGCCGCGCACCGCCGTCGTGAGCAAGCTGTGGGACTACATCAAGAAGAACAACCTGCAGGACAAGGCCAACAAGCGCAACATCAACGCCGACGCCAAGCTGAAGGAAATCTTCGGCAAGCCGCAGGTGTCGATGTTCGAACTGGCCGCGCTGATCGGCAAGCACGTCAAGTGAGCGCCCGGGAGCTTCGCGCTCCTGCCTCAGGAAAGCCCGCAGCCGCGGGCTTTTTTTTCGCCTGCGCGCGGCGCGCGCTCAGGCCCTCGCCTGCTGCTGCCTGGCCGTGCGCGTGATCGACGCCAGCGTGCCGCGCGTGGTGATCACCTCGGGGTCGAGCGGTATCTCGATCAGCGTGCCGGTGTCGGCGGCCAGTGCGCGCATCAGCGCGGCCTCGAACTGCGCCGTTTCGGTCACGCGCTCAGCCGCATAGCCGTAGGCGCGCGCGAGGCCGCAGAAGTCGGGATTGCGCAGCGCCGTGCCACTGGTGCGTTCGGGGTACTCGCGCTCCTGGTGCATGCGGATGGTGCCGAACATGCCGTTGTTCAGCAGCACGATGATGCTCTTGCCGCCATGCTGCGAGGCCGTGGCGAGCTCCTGCCCGGTCATCAGGAAATCGCCGTCGCCCGCGATGGTGAAGGCCACCCGCCCCGTCGCGAGGCTGGCCGCGATGGCAGCGGGCACGCCGTAGCCCATCGCGCCGCTGGTGGGCGCCAGCTGCGTCTTCGCGCCCTTGGCCAGGCCGTGGTAGCGGAAGTAGCGATGCACCCAGCTCGCGAAGTTGCCGGCGCCGTTGGTGATCGCGGCATCGGCCGGCAGATGCTTCTGCAATGCCGCCACCACGGCCGCCATGTCGACCGCGCCGCGCGGCGTTTCGGCCGGCATGCCGGCGAGCGGCTGCGGCACGAGCCAGGCTTCGTAGTCGGCATGCGCTTGGCGCGTCCAATCCTCCCACGGCAGCGTCGGCGGCGCGCTCAGCACTTCGAGGCTGCGCGCGGCGGCGCTCATGCCGGCGTTGATCGCCAGGTCGGCGCGGTACACGCGGTTGAGCTCCTCGGCGCTGGCATGGATGTGCACCAGCTTCTGCCGGGCCTTCGGCGCCTCGAGCAGCGTGTAGCCGCCGGTCGTCATCTCGCCCAGGCGCGGGCCGATCGCAATGACCAGGTCGCTGTCCTTCACGCGCTGCGCGAGCTGCGGATTGATCGCGATGCCCACGTCGCCCACGTACAGCGGATGGTGGTTGTCGAAGGTGTCCTGGAAGCGGAAGGCGTTGGCCACCGGCAGCCGCCAGTTCTCGGCGAAGCGCTGCAGCGCCTGCGCGGCCTGCGGGGTCCAGCCGCCGCCGCCCGCGATCACCAGCGGCCGCTCGGACTGCAGCAGCAGTTCGCGCAGCGTGCGCAGCGCGCCCGGATCGCTCCAGGGCTGCACCGCCTCCACGCGCGGCAGCGGGCGCGCAGCGGTCTCTCGGCGCAGCATGTCCTCGGGCAGCACCAGCACCACGGGTCCGGGGCGTCCGTTCATCGCGGTCGCGAAGGCGCGCGAGACGTACTCGGGAATGCGGTCCGCCTCGTCGATGCGCTCGACGCGCTTGGCGAAGCCCTTGGTGCTCGGACCGAAGAAGCTCGCGTAGTCGACCTCCTGGAAGGCCTCGCGGTCGCGGAAGTCGCTGCCCACGTCGCCGACGAAGAGCACCATCGGCGTCGAATCCTGGAATGCGTTGTGCACGCCGATCGATGCATTGGTCGCACCCGGGCCGCGGGTGACGAAGCACACGCCCGGCCGGCCGGTGAGCTTGCCGTGCGCCTCCGCCATGAAGGCCGCCCCGCCCTCCTGGCGGTTGACGATGAAGCGGGCCCGGTCGCGGTAGGCGTGGAAGCCGTCGAGCACCGCGAGAAAGCTTTCGCCTGGCACGCCGAACGCGATCTCCATGCCCTGTTCGATCAGGCACTCGACGATCAGGTGGCCTGCGGGTTGTGATGTACTCATGAGAAGTCGAACCTCGTTGCAATGTCTCCGGCGATTATGTGCGTCCCCTCTCCGCGCCTTGCGTTAATTCACCAAATGGTTAAATTCTCGCCATGAAGGCCCCCAAGGATTCCCCGCCCGAAGCGATCGAGCCGCGCTCGCGCGATGCCGACCGCTCGCAGCTCGCCATCCTGGCGTCGGCGCGCGACGAGTTCGCACAGCGGGGCCTGGCCGGGGCGCGCATGGACAGCATCGCCGCGCGCGCAGGGCTCAACAAGCGCCTCATCTACTACTACTTCGGCAGCAAGGACGACCTCTTCCTCGCGGTGCTCGAACGCACCTACGCCGACATCCGCGAAGCCGAGCAGCGGCTGCATCTCGACGAGATCGACCCGGTCGAAGCCATCCGCCAGCTGGTCTCGTTCACCTGGCACTACTACCTCGAGCACCCGGAGTTCATCACGCTGCTCAACAGCGAGAACCTCCACGGCGCGACGCACCTCAAGCGCTCGGAGCGCATCCAGGAGATGAACTCGCCGCTGGTGCAACTGCTCGACACGGTGCTCGAGCGCGGGCGCCGCGCCAACCTGTTCCGCGCCGGCGTGGACCCGGTGCAGCTCTACATCTCCATCGCGTCGCTCTGCTACTTCTATCTCTCGAACAGCCACACGCTCTCGGCCGTGTTCGGGCGCGACCTGCGCGCACCGAAGGCCATGGCGCAGCGGCTCTCGCACATGACCGACCTCGTGCTGGGCTACGTCCTGCACTGAGCGCTGCCTGGCCGGCCGGGCCACTCCGGGTATCCACCGATGCGCAGCGGTTGCGCTGCTCGCACAGGCTTTTTAGAATCCACAATTCACCCGATGGTGAATTAATCGATTCGACAAGGCGGCCCGGCCGCACGGAGACAACCATGAAGCAACTTGCTCGCACCACCGCACTGGCCACGCTTACCTGCCTCGCCGCCCTGCTGCCGGGTCTGGCGTCCGCGCAGAACGGCTATCCCACCAAGCCGATCCGCGTGATCGTGCCGTTCGCAGCCGGCAGCACCACCGACATCATTGCGCGCGCCATCACCGACAAGATGGGCCAGAGCATGGGCCAGACGCTGGTGGTGGACAACCGCGGCGGCGCCAGCGGCACCATCGGCCAGCAGGCGGTGGCCACGGCCGCGCCCGACGGCTACACGATCATGATCCACTCGTCGTCGCACACGGTCAGCCCCTCGACCTTCGCCAAGCTGCCCTTCGACACGGTGAACGATTTCGCCGCCGTGACGCCGATCTCCTCGCTGCCCAATGCGCTGGTGATCTCGCCGGCAAAGGGCATCAAGACGCTGCAGGAGCTGGTGGCGGCGGCCAAGGCCAAGCCGGGCACCATCAATTTCGCCTCGGCCGGCCAGGGCAGCGCGACGCACCTGAACGCCGAGAAGTTCAAGCTCGCGGCCAAG
It encodes the following:
- the aceA gene encoding isocitrate lyase encodes the protein MPQTLTEQLSREQQIAALEKEWATNPRWKGIKRGYSAADVVRLRGSFPIEHTLARRGAEKLWELVNNEPYVNCLGALTGGQAMQQVKAGVKAIYLSGWQVAADANSYASMYPDQSLYPVDSVPQVVERINNTFRRADEIQWSKNVNPGDAGYVDYFAPIVADAEAGFGGVLNGFELMKAMIKAGAGGVHFEDQLASVKKCGHMGGKVLVPTTEAVQKLIAARMAADVCGVPTLVIARTDAEAADLITSDYDENDKPFLTGERTAEGFYKTRKGMDQAISRAVAYAHFADMVWCETGTPDLEFARKFAEAVHKVHPGKLLAYNCSPSFNWKKNLDDATIAKFQKELGAMGYKYQFITLAGIHSMWFNMFDLSQDYVKRGMSAYVEKVQEPEFAARDRGYTFVSHQQEVGTGYFDEVTTVIQGGKSSVTALTGSTEEEQFH
- a CDS encoding gamma-glutamylcyclotransferase — encoded protein: MPQPPVADDPSDARGQRHVFVYGTLRRGGRNDIARYRPAPVHVADAAIAGTLYDLGAYPGVVLGGAGRVAGEIYRIDAAVEAELDLLEGVAADDSGEYIRRHVVVRAGGRRFDCLVYEIHPSRIEGRAVIECGDWMAHFVTR
- a CDS encoding DMT family transporter, whose amino-acid sequence is MNAAAPHSSRLVAYGCLALSMSLVGAYVALSKPLTAALPVLLLAWLRFGIAALAMPHWLRRAPDEPPMSRRTRGLVFLESFLGNFLFSICMLFGVSMTSAVSAGVIMASIPAAVAVASWLFLRERITARIALAIGCAVLGIGLLALPPAHAPAAAPDGAARVAMPWLGNLLVFCAVLCEAAYAVIGKSLTGRLGPKRISSLINLWGFALSTPFGIWFAWRFDFSAVGVGIWMLLVVYALAASIWTVWLWMTGLRHVPAAQAGVFAVMLPVSAALVGVLVLGESLSGVQLIAFALALLGVVLATWPPRQS
- a CDS encoding SWIB/MDM2 domain-containing protein; its protein translation is MATAKKAPAKKAPAKKAAPAKKAAPAKKAAPAKKAAPAKKAAPAKKAAPAKKAPAKKAAPAKKRTPNAAFMKALTPSPALAAVVGSTPLPRTAVVSKLWDYIKKNNLQDKANKRNINADAKLKEIFGKPQVSMFELAALIGKHVK
- a CDS encoding thiamine pyrophosphate-binding protein — protein: MSTSQPAGHLIVECLIEQGMEIAFGVPGESFLAVLDGFHAYRDRARFIVNRQEGGAAFMAEAHGKLTGRPGVCFVTRGPGATNASIGVHNAFQDSTPMVLFVGDVGSDFRDREAFQEVDYASFFGPSTKGFAKRVERIDEADRIPEYVSRAFATAMNGRPGPVVLVLPEDMLRRETAARPLPRVEAVQPWSDPGALRTLRELLLQSERPLVIAGGGGWTPQAAQALQRFAENWRLPVANAFRFQDTFDNHHPLYVGDVGIAINPQLAQRVKDSDLVIAIGPRLGEMTTGGYTLLEAPKARQKLVHIHASAEELNRVYRADLAINAGMSAAARSLEVLSAPPTLPWEDWTRQAHADYEAWLVPQPLAGMPAETPRGAVDMAAVVAALQKHLPADAAITNGAGNFASWVHRYFRYHGLAKGAKTQLAPTSGAMGYGVPAAIAASLATGRVAFTIAGDGDFLMTGQELATASQHGGKSIIVLLNNGMFGTIRMHQEREYPERTSGTALRNPDFCGLARAYGYAAERVTETAQFEAALMRALAADTGTLIEIPLDPEVITTRGTLASITRTARQQQARA
- a CDS encoding TetR/AcrR family transcriptional regulator, giving the protein MKAPKDSPPEAIEPRSRDADRSQLAILASARDEFAQRGLAGARMDSIAARAGLNKRLIYYYFGSKDDLFLAVLERTYADIREAEQRLHLDEIDPVEAIRQLVSFTWHYYLEHPEFITLLNSENLHGATHLKRSERIQEMNSPLVQLLDTVLERGRRANLFRAGVDPVQLYISIASLCYFYLSNSHTLSAVFGRDLRAPKAMAQRLSHMTDLVLGYVLH
- a CDS encoding tripartite tricarboxylate transporter substrate binding protein; translation: MKQLARTTALATLTCLAALLPGLASAQNGYPTKPIRVIVPFAAGSTTDIIARAITDKMGQSMGQTLVVDNRGGASGTIGQQAVATAAPDGYTIMIHSSSHTVSPSTFAKLPFDTVNDFAAVTPISSLPNALVISPAKGIKTLQELVAAAKAKPGTINFASAGQGSATHLNAEKFKLAAKIDATNIPFKGSAEAVTEVLSGRVDYYFSPIAPVIGQIKEGQLLALAVGSPKRAAALPEVPTTAEAGVPGSEFNFWIGMMAPAKTPREIVNRLHDEVAKALASPEVKERFLKLGADAWTLKPEQFDAYIKDEIKANATLVKAAGLAPQ